A window of the Microvirga terrae genome harbors these coding sequences:
- the crtI gene encoding phytoene desaturase family protein, which translates to MVTSSPSQPVAIVGAGPGGLASAMLLAREGIPVTVFEREPAVGGRTRTIHAPGGYKFDIGPTFFLYPRVLKDIFEACGERLEDHVELKRLDPQYHLVFEGGGSIRATYDLDRLEQEIARLAPADARNVRRFLDDNRDKLEAFRPVLEQAFSSPADLFSPAMLAALPKLRPFSSVDSDLKRYFADPRVRLAFSFQTKYLGMSPFQCPSLFTILSFLEYEHGVFHPMGGCGAVSDAMARVARKMGVDIRLNTPVDRILYEGGEAVGLEAGGEKFAAGSIVVNGDFGHAMQRLVPESMRPRWKNKKLDRAKISCSTFMLYLGIEGDVGDLAHHTILLSREYERNIREITSGILPEEPSIYVHHAGVTDPTLAPKGHTSLYVLVPVPNLRCGVDWAREAPRYRRLALERLKLLGLHDIEDRIRFERVVTPRGWQDDFAVFEGATFNLAHNLTQMLYFRPHNRFGRNVYLVGGGTHPGSGLPVIYEGARITTRLLLEDRERRRAGHRESEPAVAPLGQAAL; encoded by the coding sequence ATGGTCACATCCTCCCCGTCGCAGCCTGTTGCGATTGTCGGGGCCGGCCCGGGAGGTCTTGCTTCCGCCATGCTGCTGGCACGGGAGGGCATTCCCGTCACCGTGTTCGAGCGCGAGCCAGCCGTCGGTGGCCGCACCCGGACGATTCATGCTCCCGGCGGCTACAAGTTCGACATCGGCCCGACCTTCTTCCTGTATCCGCGTGTGCTGAAGGATATTTTCGAGGCATGCGGCGAGCGGCTGGAGGATCACGTCGAACTCAAGCGCCTCGATCCGCAATATCATCTTGTCTTCGAAGGCGGCGGGTCCATTCGCGCCACCTACGATCTCGACCGGCTCGAGCAGGAGATCGCGCGGCTTGCGCCTGCCGATGCGCGCAACGTGCGCCGGTTTCTCGACGACAACCGGGACAAGCTCGAAGCCTTCCGGCCGGTGCTGGAACAGGCCTTCTCGAGTCCGGCCGATCTCTTCTCGCCAGCGATGCTGGCGGCCCTGCCGAAGCTGCGGCCGTTCTCCAGCGTCGACAGTGATCTCAAGCGCTACTTCGCCGATCCGCGCGTGCGTCTCGCCTTTTCGTTCCAGACGAAATACCTCGGCATGTCGCCGTTCCAGTGCCCGAGTCTGTTCACGATCCTGTCCTTTCTCGAATACGAGCACGGGGTGTTCCACCCCATGGGCGGCTGCGGCGCGGTCTCGGACGCGATGGCCCGTGTGGCGCGCAAGATGGGCGTCGACATCCGCCTGAACACGCCGGTGGATCGCATTCTCTACGAAGGCGGCGAGGCCGTCGGCCTCGAGGCTGGCGGTGAAAAATTCGCCGCCGGATCGATTGTGGTAAATGGCGACTTCGGCCATGCCATGCAGCGGCTCGTGCCCGAATCCATGCGCCCGCGCTGGAAGAACAAGAAGCTCGATCGTGCAAAGATCTCGTGCTCGACCTTCATGCTCTATCTCGGCATCGAGGGCGACGTGGGCGATCTCGCCCATCATACGATCCTGTTGTCGCGCGAATACGAGCGCAACATCCGCGAGATCACCAGCGGCATTCTGCCCGAAGAGCCGTCGATCTACGTGCATCACGCCGGCGTGACGGACCCGACCCTGGCCCCCAAGGGCCACACGAGCCTCTACGTGCTGGTCCCGGTGCCGAACCTGCGCTGCGGGGTCGATTGGGCCCGCGAGGCGCCCCGCTATCGCAGGCTCGCCCTCGAGCGGCTGAAGCTGCTCGGGCTCCACGACATCGAAGACCGAATCCGCTTCGAACGCGTCGTGACGCCGCGGGGCTGGCAGGACGACTTTGCCGTGTTCGAGGGTGCCACCTTCAACCTCGCGCACAATCTCACGCAGATGCTGTACTTCCGGCCCCACAACCGCTTCGGGCGCAACGTCTATCTGGTCGGCGGAGGCACGCATCCGGGCAGCGGCCTGCCGGTGATCTATGAGGGCGCGCGCATCACCACGCGCCTGCTGCTGGAGGATCGGGAGCGCCGACGAGCAGGCCACCGGGAATCGGAACCTGCCGTCGCACCGCTCGGCCAAGCGGCTCTCTAG
- a CDS encoding polyhydroxyalkanoic acid system family protein — translation MAKPLIVSIPHNLGQAEAMRRLHGGMTGLKSQFGDKVASINETWNGNRMDFHVGAMGQNVSGHLEVMQDQVRVEVQLPWILAMVAEKAKTFIQKQGTLMLEKK, via the coding sequence ATGGCCAAGCCACTAATCGTTTCCATTCCCCACAACCTCGGCCAGGCCGAAGCCATGCGCCGGCTTCACGGCGGCATGACGGGCCTGAAATCCCAGTTCGGGGACAAGGTCGCGTCCATCAACGAGACCTGGAACGGCAACCGCATGGATTTCCATGTCGGGGCGATGGGCCAGAACGTCAGCGGCCACCTCGAAGTGATGCAGGATCAGGTTCGCGTCGAAGTGCAGTTGCCGTGGATCCTTGCGATGGTTGCAGAGAAGGCGAAGACCTTCATCCAAAAGCAAGGAACACTGATGCTCGAGAAGAAATGA
- a CDS encoding septal ring lytic transglycosylase RlpA family protein — protein MKNILTRASAMMPLLLVAACNTTASNDPSITGSISQANIETGNAFQRGTASWYGPGFHGRKTASGERFNSNDMTAAHRSLPFGTRLKVVNETNGRSVVVRVNDRGPFAHRRIIDLAKGPALALGLTSTGTGYVSLHRLD, from the coding sequence TTGAAGAACATCCTCACCCGGGCATCTGCGATGATGCCTCTTCTTCTTGTAGCAGCCTGCAATACGACCGCCTCCAACGACCCGAGCATCACGGGATCCATCTCACAGGCCAATATCGAGACCGGCAATGCCTTTCAGCGCGGCACCGCCTCCTGGTACGGACCGGGGTTTCACGGCCGCAAAACGGCCAGCGGCGAGCGCTTCAACTCCAACGACATGACGGCCGCCCACCGCTCCCTGCCGTTCGGCACGCGACTCAAGGTCGTGAACGAAACCAATGGCCGCTCCGTGGTCGTCCGGGTGAACGATCGCGGTCCGTTTGCCCACCGCCGCATCATCGACCTCGCCAAGGGGCCCGCGCTGGCCCTGGGGCTGACTTCCACCGGCACGGGCTACGTATCCCTGCACAGGCTCGATTAG
- the glf gene encoding UDP-galactopyranose mutase, with translation MYDWLIVGAGFAGSVLAERLATERNERVLLIDRRPHIGGNAYDRYDDGLLIHQYGPHIFHTNSKQIFDHLSRFTEWRFYEHRVLAEVDGMLVPIPINLDTVNKLYGLNLTSEQLQDWFAERAETIGEIKTSEDVVVSVVGRELYEKFFRGYTRKQWGLDPSELDKSVTSRVPTRTNRDDRYFTDEFQFMPKHGYTRMFEKMVSHPNIHVMTQTDYDDVKNVVPHRRVIYTGPIDEYFNFQFGKLPYRSLRFEHVTLDQTWHQAVGVVNYPQTNDYTRVTEYKHLTGQEHAKTALTYEYPSAEGDPYYPIPKAENQELFKKYEKLALATPDVWFVGRLATYRYYNMDQIVGQALATFRRINESLPVGADTSAVKVVSGSAALVS, from the coding sequence ATGTATGATTGGTTGATTGTCGGCGCCGGCTTTGCAGGCAGCGTTCTGGCGGAACGTCTGGCGACCGAGCGCAACGAGCGCGTCCTCCTCATCGACCGCCGTCCGCATATCGGCGGCAACGCCTATGATCGGTACGACGACGGCCTTCTGATCCATCAGTATGGTCCGCATATCTTCCATACCAATTCCAAGCAGATCTTCGATCATCTTTCCCGCTTCACGGAATGGCGCTTCTACGAGCACCGGGTCCTGGCCGAAGTGGATGGCATGCTCGTGCCGATTCCCATCAACCTCGACACGGTCAACAAGCTCTACGGCCTGAATCTCACGTCCGAGCAGCTGCAGGACTGGTTTGCCGAGCGTGCCGAGACGATCGGCGAGATCAAGACGTCCGAGGACGTGGTGGTGTCGGTCGTGGGACGCGAGCTCTACGAGAAGTTCTTCCGCGGCTACACGCGCAAGCAATGGGGGCTCGATCCCTCCGAACTCGACAAGTCGGTGACCTCGCGCGTGCCGACGCGCACCAACCGGGACGACCGCTATTTTACGGACGAATTCCAGTTCATGCCCAAGCACGGCTACACGCGGATGTTCGAGAAGATGGTCAGCCATCCGAACATCCACGTCATGACGCAGACGGATTATGACGACGTGAAGAACGTCGTTCCCCATCGCCGCGTCATCTATACCGGGCCGATCGACGAGTACTTCAACTTCCAGTTCGGCAAGCTGCCCTACCGGTCGCTCCGCTTCGAGCACGTGACCCTCGACCAGACCTGGCATCAGGCCGTCGGTGTCGTGAACTACCCCCAGACGAACGACTACACCCGCGTCACGGAATACAAGCACCTGACCGGCCAGGAACACGCCAAGACGGCGCTCACCTACGAGTATCCGTCGGCCGAAGGCGATCCCTACTACCCGATTCCGAAGGCCGAGAACCAGGAACTGTTCAAGAAGTACGAGAAGCTTGCCCTGGCCACGCCCGACGTGTGGTTCGTCGGACGGCTGGCAACCTATCGCTACTACAACATGGACCAGATCGTCGGTCAGGCGCTCGCCACCTTCCGGCGCATCAACGAGTCTCTGCCAGTCGGGGCCGACACCTCCGCGGTGAAAGTCGTATCGGGCTCGGCAGCCTTGGTTTCGTAA
- a CDS encoding family 1 glycosylhydrolase → MKRPLELWGGLECTVARVGDDYRDQSLETGHHERIEDLDRIAELGIRTLRHPVLWERISPESPDRTDFSWHDARLEHLQTLGIRAIAGLCHHGSGPRYTHMLDPAWPDLLARHAAHVAERYPHLDLYTPVNEPLTTARFSGLYGHWYPHGTTYEAFLKILVNECKATVLSMRAIRKVRPDAQLVQTDDMGKTFATSTLAYQAEHENQRRFLGFDLLCGMVDRDHPWWSILLDNGVPQADLELLLEADAAPDIIGINHYLTSERYLDERMNRYPEHHWGGNGRHRYADAEAVRMPLPSTDLGPAARLREVWERYKRPIAVTEAHHGSTRDDQLRWLMEVWNGANTLRDEGADIRAVTVWSLYGAVDWNSLLTRRNGFYEPGPFDVRAPEPRRTALAHAAEALAKTGTFDHPVLDRAGWWKRDIRFYRPPARQSRSCWLADEPRQLLITGATGTLGRAYSRLCDFRGLNHVLLSRRDMDIADPRSVAKALECHRPWAVINAAGYVRVMEAENDRQACFRENTSGAETLARVCADLDIPLVTFSSDLVFDGTLERPYVESDAVNPTTVYGESKAEAERRILEAYDKALVLRTSAFFGPWDRYNFIWSILNTLSKGEDVEASLDVVSPTYVPDLVNTSLDLLIDGGTGIWHMANTGETSWRDLAAMAAERAGFDPERVIGAGDDPALNTALSTERGLLMPRLESALDRFFADSEVEWSDEAMKVAAE, encoded by the coding sequence ATGAAACGACCACTAGAGCTTTGGGGCGGACTGGAATGTACCGTCGCAAGAGTTGGCGACGACTACCGCGACCAAAGCCTGGAGACCGGTCATCATGAGCGAATCGAGGATCTCGACCGCATCGCCGAGCTCGGGATCCGCACGCTGCGTCATCCGGTGCTCTGGGAGAGGATCTCTCCCGAGAGCCCGGACCGCACGGACTTCTCCTGGCACGATGCGCGCCTGGAGCATCTCCAGACCCTCGGCATCCGCGCCATCGCGGGCCTGTGCCATCACGGGAGCGGCCCTCGCTACACCCACATGCTCGATCCCGCCTGGCCCGATCTCCTGGCCCGTCATGCGGCGCATGTGGCGGAGCGCTATCCCCACCTCGATCTCTACACCCCCGTCAACGAGCCGCTCACGACCGCCCGGTTCTCGGGGCTCTACGGTCATTGGTATCCGCACGGAACGACCTATGAGGCTTTCCTCAAGATCCTCGTGAACGAGTGCAAGGCGACCGTCCTGTCCATGCGCGCCATCCGCAAGGTCCGGCCGGATGCGCAGCTGGTTCAGACCGACGACATGGGCAAGACCTTCGCGACGTCCACGCTCGCCTATCAGGCCGAGCATGAGAATCAGCGGCGCTTCCTGGGATTCGATCTCCTTTGCGGCATGGTCGATCGGGATCATCCCTGGTGGAGCATCCTGCTGGACAACGGCGTCCCGCAGGCCGATCTCGAGCTCCTGCTCGAGGCCGATGCGGCGCCCGACATTATCGGCATCAACCATTACCTCACCAGCGAGCGCTATCTCGACGAGCGCATGAACCGTTATCCGGAGCATCATTGGGGCGGCAACGGCCGGCACCGATACGCGGATGCGGAAGCGGTCCGCATGCCTCTGCCGTCCACTGACCTTGGGCCTGCCGCGCGGCTTCGGGAGGTCTGGGAGCGCTACAAGCGGCCCATAGCGGTCACGGAGGCGCACCACGGCAGCACCCGCGACGACCAGCTGCGCTGGCTCATGGAGGTCTGGAACGGCGCCAACACGCTGCGCGACGAGGGAGCCGACATCCGGGCCGTCACCGTCTGGTCCCTCTACGGGGCCGTCGACTGGAACAGCCTGCTGACGCGCCGCAACGGCTTCTACGAGCCTGGGCCCTTCGACGTGCGGGCTCCCGAGCCGCGGCGCACGGCGCTCGCCCATGCGGCGGAGGCGCTCGCCAAGACGGGCACCTTCGACCATCCGGTGCTCGACCGCGCCGGCTGGTGGAAGCGCGACATCCGCTTCTACAGGCCGCCGGCGAGACAATCGAGGTCCTGCTGGCTCGCCGACGAGCCGCGCCAGCTCCTGATCACGGGCGCCACGGGAACCCTCGGCCGCGCCTATTCGCGCCTGTGCGATTTCCGGGGCCTCAATCACGTGCTGCTCTCCCGTCGGGACATGGACATCGCCGATCCTAGGAGCGTCGCGAAGGCGCTCGAGTGCCATCGGCCCTGGGCGGTGATCAACGCCGCCGGGTATGTGCGCGTGATGGAAGCCGAGAACGACCGACAGGCATGCTTCCGGGAGAACACGTCAGGCGCAGAGACGCTGGCCAGAGTTTGCGCGGACCTGGACATTCCCCTCGTCACCTTCTCGTCCGATCTCGTCTTCGACGGAACGCTCGAACGGCCTTACGTCGAAAGCGACGCGGTCAACCCGACGACGGTCTATGGCGAGAGCAAGGCCGAGGCCGAGCGCAGAATCCTGGAGGCCTATGACAAGGCTCTCGTCCTGCGCACGAGCGCATTCTTCGGTCCCTGGGATCGTTACAACTTCATCTGGTCGATCCTGAACACCCTCAGCAAGGGCGAGGACGTGGAAGCCAGCCTGGACGTGGTGTCGCCGACCTACGTGCCCGATCTGGTCAACACGTCCCTCGACCTCCTGATCGATGGGGGCACCGGCATTTGGCATATGGCCAATACCGGAGAGACCTCCTGGCGCGATCTCGCCGCCATGGCGGCCGAGCGTGCGGGCTTCGATCCTGAGCGCGTGATCGGGGCCGGCGATGATCCGGCTCTCAACACGGCTCTCTCCACCGAGCGCGGTCTTCTCATGCCGCGGCTGGAGAGCGCCCTCGACCGGTTCTTCGCGGACAGCGAAGTGGAATGGTCGGACGAAGCCATGAAGGTGGCGGCCGAATAG
- a CDS encoding DUF2141 domain-containing protein — protein MGRIRLTIALLLSASSAHAATLTIRAQGVQPDQNMVYAGICDTSFEEATCPYKDRGKASSGTVELQIRNVKPGTYAIAVFHDVNGNGKLDRSFIGLPNEPYGFSNDVGRRGPPNFEAARIVVREPATTVVIPIR, from the coding sequence ATGGGACGCATTCGACTGACGATCGCTCTTCTGCTTTCCGCCTCGTCCGCTCACGCAGCGACGCTGACGATCCGCGCACAGGGCGTTCAGCCGGATCAGAACATGGTCTATGCTGGAATCTGCGACACGAGCTTCGAGGAAGCCACCTGCCCCTACAAGGATCGCGGCAAGGCCTCCTCGGGAACGGTGGAACTGCAGATCAGGAACGTGAAGCCCGGCACCTATGCCATCGCGGTCTTCCATGATGTGAACGGCAACGGCAAGCTCGACCGCAGCTTCATCGGCCTGCCCAACGAGCCCTACGGCTTCTCGAACGATGTGGGCCGCCGCGGCCCTCCGAACTTCGAGGCGGCCCGGATCGTCGTCAGGGAACCCGCGACGACGGTCGTGATCCCGATCCGATAG
- a CDS encoding SAM-dependent methyltransferase encodes MLWRAYALLSHGGDRVGFGSIGLPSWHRTAAPPFRRSGDVLKVLEEADHAIWSASALSACADSGLLAQLGKPTAIDELARAASLPLPLVQVLIDVLASYGFLVWEHGRVRAAPSLMPFTTPEGVATFQASLRAPLLQAQSFRHRSAEGALTLDGWTHTDEAIIEAQGTLTQLWTTRALPKLKFLPGLVPRLERPGAGLLDVGAGAAGLSITLCRHFPHLNAVALEPAPHPAAVGTRHVQEAGLAGRIDVRQERVEDLRDKEAFDLAFLPQMFLPEAIIHEAIERVFRALRPGGWLLVAVLASEGHGRVPAINRLKNLLWGGGIRNVNHLRPRLAAAGFDPVIRAPGGASLRMICARRPNLRDPP; translated from the coding sequence ATGCTGTGGCGCGCCTATGCTCTCCTGTCCCACGGAGGAGACCGCGTGGGCTTCGGATCCATTGGTCTTCCCTCCTGGCATCGCACGGCTGCTCCGCCGTTCCGGCGATCGGGCGACGTGCTGAAAGTCCTCGAAGAGGCCGATCATGCGATCTGGTCGGCCAGCGCCCTTTCAGCCTGTGCCGACAGCGGCCTTCTCGCCCAGCTCGGCAAGCCGACGGCGATTGACGAACTGGCACGAGCTGCATCGCTGCCGCTCCCGCTCGTGCAGGTCCTGATCGACGTTCTCGCCAGCTACGGATTCCTCGTGTGGGAGCACGGCCGCGTCCGTGCGGCCCCGTCCCTCATGCCCTTCACCACGCCCGAGGGGGTGGCGACTTTTCAGGCCTCCCTTCGGGCCCCACTTCTGCAGGCGCAGAGCTTCCGGCACCGATCGGCCGAGGGCGCCCTGACGCTTGACGGCTGGACCCACACCGACGAGGCGATCATCGAAGCACAGGGGACCCTGACCCAGCTCTGGACCACGCGGGCTCTGCCGAAATTGAAGTTTCTGCCGGGCCTCGTGCCGCGTCTCGAGAGACCCGGCGCGGGCCTTCTCGACGTGGGCGCAGGAGCCGCGGGCCTTTCGATCACGCTCTGCCGGCATTTCCCGCACCTGAACGCGGTGGCGCTCGAGCCCGCGCCGCACCCGGCCGCCGTCGGGACCCGCCATGTGCAGGAGGCCGGCCTTGCGGGTCGCATCGACGTTCGGCAGGAGCGCGTGGAAGATCTGAGGGACAAAGAGGCCTTCGACCTCGCCTTCCTGCCTCAGATGTTCCTGCCCGAGGCCATCATCCACGAGGCGATCGAGCGAGTCTTTCGGGCCCTGAGGCCGGGCGGGTGGCTTCTCGTCGCCGTTCTGGCGTCCGAAGGTCATGGCCGAGTCCCTGCGATCAACCGTCTGAAGAATCTGCTCTGGGGCGGAGGCATCCGCAATGTGAACCATCTGAGGCCACGCTTGGCCGCGGCCGGGTTCGACCCGGTGATCCGCGCACCGGGCGGGGCTTCACTTCGCATGATCTGCGCCCGTCGGCCAAACCTTCGTGATCCGCCTTGA
- a CDS encoding glycosyltransferase — MTQSYALRSPVKVGSEKPLLVCFSHLRWDFVWQRPQHLLSRAVKHYDVLIIEEPMFKAGAKPHMDVSDRPQGVTIAVPVLPEVLSHEDVIAEQHDLIEELIGREAKSPRVFWYYTPMAMAFTSDLECDLCVYDNMDELSLFRGASQELLDLENALFSRCDLVFTGGMSLFEAKRHRHRSVHGFPSSIDFQHFSQARSIDKDPDDQAQIPHVRLGFFGVVDERMDIDLLAEVADLRPDWQFVMIGPVVKIDPATLPQRPNIHWLGGKSYNELPHYLSGWDVGFMNFALNEATKFISPTKTPEFLAAGVPVVSTPITDVVRPYGEKGLVEIAKDAHEVVAKVETILARPKESWLAKVDRHLAAGSWDKTWASMHKLMLDATGDATADRPASSLPVYATTPAE; from the coding sequence ATGACGCAGTCCTATGCCCTTCGTTCGCCTGTCAAGGTCGGTTCAGAAAAACCTCTTCTCGTCTGCTTCTCACATCTGCGCTGGGATTTCGTCTGGCAGCGGCCTCAGCATCTCCTCAGCCGGGCGGTCAAGCATTACGACGTCCTGATCATCGAAGAGCCCATGTTCAAAGCCGGTGCGAAGCCTCATATGGACGTGAGCGACCGGCCTCAGGGCGTGACCATCGCGGTGCCGGTTCTTCCCGAAGTTCTGTCGCATGAGGACGTCATCGCCGAGCAGCACGACCTGATCGAAGAACTGATCGGCCGCGAGGCCAAGAGCCCGCGCGTGTTCTGGTACTACACGCCGATGGCCATGGCATTCACCAGCGATCTTGAATGCGACCTGTGCGTCTACGACAACATGGACGAGCTCTCGCTCTTCCGCGGCGCATCGCAGGAGCTCCTCGATCTTGAGAACGCCCTCTTCTCCCGCTGCGATCTGGTCTTCACGGGCGGCATGAGCCTCTTCGAGGCCAAGCGCCACCGCCACCGCAGCGTTCACGGCTTCCCGTCCTCCATCGACTTCCAGCACTTCTCGCAGGCCCGCTCCATCGACAAGGATCCGGACGACCAGGCGCAGATCCCGCATGTGCGCCTCGGCTTCTTCGGCGTCGTCGACGAGCGCATGGATATCGATCTTTTGGCCGAGGTCGCCGACCTGCGTCCCGACTGGCAGTTCGTGATGATCGGCCCGGTGGTGAAGATCGATCCTGCGACCCTCCCGCAGCGGCCCAATATCCATTGGCTCGGCGGAAAGTCCTACAATGAACTGCCGCACTACCTGTCCGGCTGGGATGTGGGCTTCATGAATTTCGCCCTCAACGAGGCCACGAAGTTCATCAGTCCGACGAAGACGCCGGAATTCCTGGCGGCCGGCGTGCCGGTCGTCTCGACGCCGATCACCGATGTGGTACGGCCCTACGGTGAGAAGGGACTCGTCGAGATCGCCAAGGATGCCCATGAGGTGGTCGCCAAGGTCGAAACCATCCTGGCTCGGCCGAAGGAGTCGTGGCTTGCCAAGGTCGACCGCCATCTCGCGGCCGGCTCCTGGGACAAGACCTGGGCGTCCATGCACAAGCTCATGCTGGATGCGACCGGTGACGCGACGGCCGATCGTCCAGCTTCTTCCCTTCCCGTTTATGCCACCACGCCTGCGGAGTGA